The Geovibrio ferrireducens genome contains the following window.
TTGATTATGAAACAACGGATAAGATAGATGGCTGGACAGAGTAAAATCAAAAGATACAGACGGACGGTGCAGACGGCGGTCTTCCTGATGATGTTCATCATTCCGCTTCTGAACATCATGGAGATATATTTCATCAAGGGGACATTCTACTCCCTTGATGTGGGGAGCGCGGCGGCGGCTGATCCGATAGCGGTTTTTCAGGCGGCGATGTCATCAAAATCGGTGAATGTTTATATGGCGCTCTCGGTGGTGATACCTATACTGCTTATGCTGCTGGCGGGGCGTGTGTGGTGTTCATGGATGTGCCCTTATCACCTCATGGCAGAGGGCGTAAGCTTCATTAAGAAAAAGCTTAAAATGAAGAAGAGCTTTCCGGTTTATTCCCCAGCCGTAAAAAGGCGTACGGAAAACATGAGGCTTATTATTCTCGTGTGTTTTATCACCCTTGCAGGAATTGCGGGCATTCCGCTGCTGAACCTTATATCGGCTCCGGGTGTCATCTCGTCACAGGCGCTGGTGCTGGTGAAGTTCCATTATGTCACGTTTGAGCTGGTGTTTATCCTCGCGCTGATAATTGCCGAGTTCGTGCTTTTCCCTTTCTTCTGGTGCAGGCTTTTCTGCCCCACAGGGACTTTCCTTTCACTTTTCAAGTCGGAAAGGGGAATGCACCTGAAAAGAACTGCGGACGGCTGTTCCATGTGCGGTTCATGCAGAAAGGTCTGCCCCATGGGGCTTGACCCGGTGACTGACGGAAGCAGCCTGCTCTGCCATAACTGCGGCGACTGTATTGACACCTGTCCGGATAACAGAAAGAAAGAAACTCTCCGCTTCATAAGCGGCAGACAAAACTGACCTCATAAATTTCTCCTATGAGCCCTTCCTCTTCGTTTTGAGGGGGAAGGGTTCTCAAAAAATTCCTTAATAGAAAAATCCGGTTTGTCAGCCTGTTTTTGTGATTTCATATCAGTCTTGTAAATAAGGATATTTTCGCCATCAGACAAATAAAAGACTTGATCTGTCATGTAAAAATACTTTATATATCAAATATAACTATAACCAATATTCAGTTATTCATATTCGATAAGGATAAGGTATTATGTGCAAAATTGAGGTCAAAAACCTTTATAAGCTCTTCGGCGAACACGCCCCTCATGCCATTAATGACATGAAAAAAGGCATGAGAAAAGAGGAGATTATGAAGAAGCACGGCACTGCCGTGGGGCTTGACAATGTTTCTTTCTCCGTGAAGGAGGGGGAGATACTTGTTGTTATGGGGCTGTCCGGTTCGGGCAAGTCAACACTGATCCGCTGCATCAACAGGCTCATAGAGCCGACAGAGGGCACTGTCACCGTGGACGGGCAGGAGATTACCCGCCTTAATAAAGATGAACTGCGCGAGCTCCGTTCAAGGAAGTTCGGCATGGTTTTCCAGCGTTTCGCCCTGTTTCCCCATAAAAGTGTTATTGAAAATGCGGCTTACGGTCTTGAGGTGCAGAACGTTCCGAGGGAGGAGAGGTTTAAGCGTGCGGCGGATGCCCTTGAGCTGGTTGGCTTAAAAGGCTGGGAGGACTATTACCCCGAAAACCTCAGCGGCGGTATGCAGCAGAGGGTGGGACTGGCAAGAGCCCTTGCCGTTGAGCCTGATATTCTTCTGATGGACGAGGCATTCAGCGCCCTCGACCCGCTGATAAAGCGTGAGATGCAGGATGAACTGCTCTCTCTTCAGGCAAGGGTGAACAAAACAATAGTTTTCATCACTCACGATCTGGATGAGGCGCTTAAACTGGGGGACAGGATTGTCCTCATGAAGGACGGACGTGTGGTGCAGATAGGAGAACCTGAGGAGATACTCACAAACCCCGCAAACATGTATGTGGAAAAATTTGTGGAGAATGTGGATCTTTCCAAGGTTCTCACGGTTTCAAGCGTTATGGTGAAACCGCTTGCCGTCACCTACCCTAAGGACGGCCCGAAATCAGCCCTGCTCAAGATGAAGGAGGAGGGCATATCCTCTGTGATGGTGGTGAACAGGGAGCGGCAGTTCATGGGCATAGTCCATGTGCGTGATGTGCGCAAAGCCTCCGAACTGAACCACAAGACCCTGGAAGAAGTTCTGGACAGGGAAGTGGTAAGCGTTCTGCCGGATGAAAATATCAGCAGCCTGTTTTCCGCTTCAAAGTTCCCCATAGCAGTGGTTGATGAAAAAGGCGTGCTGAAAGGCGCTGTTGTGAGGGGTTCTCTCCTTTCCGCACTGTCATCGGAAGGAGGAGCGGGCAATGGATAGTATACCTAAGTTTCCCCTTGGGGAGATGATAGAAAAGTTTATAGATTTCACCACTGAGCATTTCTCCGGCTTCACAAGGGCAGTGTCGGATATTACCGAAACGGCTCTTGAGCACCTCATAGACGGAATGCTATTTTTCCATCCTGTGGTATTCATAGCTGTTGTATGCGGGCTCCTGTTCAGGTTTTCCGGACGCAGGATAGCCATAGGCAGTGCGGCGGGACTTCTGTTCATACTCAATCTCGGACTGTGGGATGCCACAATCTCAACCCTCGCCCTGGTTCTGTCAGCAACATTTGTTTCGGTTCTGGCGGGTGTACCTCTGGGGATTGCAGCAGCGCTCTACAGCCCTTTTAAGAGGGTGCTCATGCCTCTGCTTGACTTTATGCAGACCATGCCCGCCTTCGTTTATCTTATCCCTGCCATTCCGTTTTTCGGTCTTGGGCCTGTTTCCGCCATTTTTACCACAGTGGTTTTCGCCATGCCCCCGGCTATCAGGCTCACCTGTCTGGGTATAAGTCAGGTTCCGGCGGAGCTCATAGAAGCGGCGGATGCTTTCGGCTCCACAAAAAAACAGAAGCTCTTCAAGCTTCAGCTTCCCCTTGCTATGCCCACCATAATGGCGGGAGTGAACCAGACAATAATGCTGGCGCTCTCAATGGTGGTCATCGCCTCAATGATAGGCGCAGGCGGACTTGGCGGAGAAGTGTGGAGAGCCATCCAGCGGCTTTGGATGGGCAGAGGCTTTGAAGCAGGTATAGCGGTGGTGATAATAGCCATGATCCTTGACAGGGTCACGCAAAATACAGCGGCGAAAAAGAG
Protein-coding sequences here:
- a CDS encoding 4Fe-4S binding protein → MAGQSKIKRYRRTVQTAVFLMMFIIPLLNIMEIYFIKGTFYSLDVGSAAAADPIAVFQAAMSSKSVNVYMALSVVIPILLMLLAGRVWCSWMCPYHLMAEGVSFIKKKLKMKKSFPVYSPAVKRRTENMRLIILVCFITLAGIAGIPLLNLISAPGVISSQALVLVKFHYVTFELVFILALIIAEFVLFPFFWCRLFCPTGTFLSLFKSERGMHLKRTADGCSMCGSCRKVCPMGLDPVTDGSSLLCHNCGDCIDTCPDNRKKETLRFISGRQN
- a CDS encoding quaternary amine ABC transporter ATP-binding protein; translated protein: MCKIEVKNLYKLFGEHAPHAINDMKKGMRKEEIMKKHGTAVGLDNVSFSVKEGEILVVMGLSGSGKSTLIRCINRLIEPTEGTVTVDGQEITRLNKDELRELRSRKFGMVFQRFALFPHKSVIENAAYGLEVQNVPREERFKRAADALELVGLKGWEDYYPENLSGGMQQRVGLARALAVEPDILLMDEAFSALDPLIKREMQDELLSLQARVNKTIVFITHDLDEALKLGDRIVLMKDGRVVQIGEPEEILTNPANMYVEKFVENVDLSKVLTVSSVMVKPLAVTYPKDGPKSALLKMKEEGISSVMVVNRERQFMGIVHVRDVRKASELNHKTLEEVLDREVVSVLPDENISSLFSASKFPIAVVDEKGVLKGAVVRGSLLSALSSEGGAGNG
- a CDS encoding ABC transporter permease gives rise to the protein MDSIPKFPLGEMIEKFIDFTTEHFSGFTRAVSDITETALEHLIDGMLFFHPVVFIAVVCGLLFRFSGRRIAIGSAAGLLFILNLGLWDATISTLALVLSATFVSVLAGVPLGIAAALYSPFKRVLMPLLDFMQTMPAFVYLIPAIPFFGLGPVSAIFTTVVFAMPPAIRLTCLGISQVPAELIEAADAFGSTKKQKLFKLQLPLAMPTIMAGVNQTIMLALSMVVIASMIGAGGLGGEVWRAIQRLWMGRGFEAGIAVVIIAMILDRVTQNTAAKKR